Within Syngnathus scovelli strain Florida chromosome 22, RoL_Ssco_1.2, whole genome shotgun sequence, the genomic segment AGTGTGACCTGAATAATGGAGGTGGAGTGTCGCGCTCGCACCAAATATCACTGTGAAGAAACAAATAGGCGCCTTGGTTTTGTCCCCTTTTAAagccaaatatttaaaaaaatatgtgggATTTGAAGAAGGCATTTACTTTTAGTTGAGCTTTTTTCTTTAACCCACATTGTCACAAAAggttatcattttttttctgtctctgtTGGTAACCTAcagcatgtcttttttttttaaatgaggaaatgtgtgtttttttaaaaatgtatttgatgtATTTTTGGTAACGTGCACTGCAAGCATTATTcggaattgaaaaaaataaaatgacaactCGTGCCCTTTAATGGTCTGTCTCCGAATGAAAAAAGAGAGCAAATAGTTTTCATGCATCATCCATCATTCATGGGGCTGGCCACACATGCATTATTCACTATTTTCTGCAGCTTTTTTCTCCCTCCTCTGTTTTTCTGCCTTCCTTTCATCTTGTCCTACTAATGTGCACGACTGGCTCCTGTAGGACAGATGAAGCAACTGCGAGTtataaaaaatgaatacataCATTTCAATTATTTAATTAACCACTTTTTGAGGGGAATAAAAGGAGGAATTCAAGCAATATTTCTAGATTCCGTGTAAATGAGGGGCACTGTGTCATCCACACCACAAGGCGGCACTGTTTCTCGCCTGTTAGAAGGCCAAACCGGAagccaataaaatgaaaaaagttgAAAGAGAATTTATTCCAGCCTTGTTCACGGACAGGAACTCTTGTTACAGCGCGAACGTTATGTTTACGCATCATTTatacttttaaaataattttagttGTGGCGAGTGTCGAAAGTGGGTTTTGACCACTCTCGTCCTCTGTTAGCTATGTTGTAATGTTAGCTAATTGACGCCaattttgcttgttttttaTCAAGATTACTTTTTTTTGCTTATGAACACAAATGGAGGAGCACAAGGAAAATATTCACGGCAAGGATGTGAACGTCAAGTCAAACGGAGACAATGATGATAAGGTTGGTAAAGTCCGCTACTTTTGCTATATTTACGATTAACGAAACGAGATGTATTTATATCAATAATGTCTGTCAGTTTAATGTAGAAACAATACCACAGCTTTAAGGGCGAAGCAAAATTAAAATAGACGACTTTAAGCTGATGCTGCTTGTGCTGTGCTTTTGTCACAAAATTAGAAAGACGTGGAGAGAAAATGTATATAACGCGTCAGGTGTTTGGGTCTCAGTGACGTCACACCGACAATTTTTGTTCTTTAACGTTTCATCTAGTTTaagaaaattattattttacaagACATGTCCTACAAGCTAAAAACCAAAAGGTGTAAGGTATTTTTCTGAAAAACCCTGTACTGTCACGATAAAATTACTGATAGTGTTTGTACTTCTTTTGGTGAAGCCTGACAGCACCAAATGTCCCAAAGAAGGAGAAGCTCCTCCTCAGGCATCCAACAGCAACTTCAGCCACCCCGTGTACAAGGAGATTGCCTTGGCCAACGGCCACATCAACCGCATGTCCAAGGAGGAGCTGCGTGCCAAGCTGTCTCAGCTCAAGCTGGACACCAGGTAGGAACAAGCGACTGGCGGCATCTCCGCGGAAGAAGCGCCGCTCACGTCAACCACTTTGGACAGAGGCGTAAAGGACGTGATGAAGAAGCGACTGAAGAGCCACTACAAGAAGCAGAAGCTGACGCAGTCGGCGGCCGACTCCGACTCCGAACCGGGAGGCTTCCCCTACGACTACATCTGCGTGGTAGACTTTGAGGCCACGTGCGAGGAGGACAACCCACCGGACTTCTTGCACGAAATCATTGAGTTCCCCATGGTGCTCATCAGCACGCACACCTTGGAGATTGTAAGAGGAACTCTAAAAATATATGTTTGTAACTTTACTCCAGCACTCCTAAGAACGTCTTTTTATCCTCTCAGGTTGGAACATTTCAGGAATACGTCAAACCACAGTTGTACCCGACGCTGTCAGACTTCTGTGTGAACCTTACGGGAATCACACaggtaaaaaaattttttttcttttctccaatCCTCTCATTGTGCCAGATGAAGGTTTAAATTGTGATTGTATTTTGACGCCACAGGACAAGGTAGACGCGGCTAAGCCATTCCCGGCGGTCCTGAAGCAAGTTGTGAAGTGGCTTGCGGAGCGGGAGCTGGGCACCAAGTACAAATACACTTTCCTCACGGATGGGTGAGTGGCATTCTTCTTCTCATTTGGCCCAAGCTGGTTGGAAGCCTGACATCGTTTTGCCTCCTTGCGCAGCGCGTGGGACATGAGCAAGTTCCTCAACATCCAGTGCCGCGTCAGCCAGCTCCGATACCCAAAGTTTGCCAGGAAGTGGATCAACATCCGCAAGTCCTACGGCAACTTCTACAAGGTTAGAATTTTGCATTTTAGCACAGACCACCACTGGGGACAAATAGTGGAGCACGTGCAAGCTCATTTTTAGCTGACAGTAAGTggcaaaatacattttaaaggttaaaatgcatataaaaaaaaaagtcctctaaATAATGACATGCATAATAATTTTACTGCTAAAATCAGCTAAAAAGGTGCAGTCCTTTTAAAAGTGTAGCAGTATGTCTAACGGCCAGCAGAGGGTGACACATTCATGAGCAAATACTTGATTTATgtcctcagaaaaaaaaaaaagcactttcccCTCCCTCCTGCTTTTGctacggtttaaaaaaaaaaaaagaaagcacttTCCCTTCCCTCCCGTCCGGGTGTCTCCTCTTTTGAGAGGAAGTCAAGCCCAAAACCGGCCGTTTTCCTCGCCTAAAGGTGCCGCGCACGCAGACCAAGTTGAGCACCATGCTGGACAATCTGGGCCTGCAGTACGAAGGTCGCCCCCACTCGGGCCTGGACGACTCGCGCAACATCGCCCGCGTGGCGCTGCGCATGCTGCAGGACGGCTGCCAGCTGCGCGTCAACGAGCAATTGCACGGCGGCCAGCTGCTCACCGTGCCCAGCTGGGCGCCCGCCGAGGGAGCCCCGCCTCCTTGCTGGCCGGGCAGCCGCAAGTAGGGGCGGGGATGTCCACCGTGCGATATTGACCTTCTGTTGGCCATCTTGCGGGACTACTTGTCCGCAAATGGCTGTTAGTTTGAGAATGTGAGATGTAAACATTTTTCTATGATCTAGTTAAAAGAGGAATAAACAATGCTGCCAAAGTGGTTGTGGCTCAaaagtttattttaaaaacatccCCAATAGTTGATTTTAAAGGGGAAGCCAACCCCAACATTTTCATGACAACAATGTGattaggagcaaaaatggatactttttgttttgcttggaacagaaaataaatgtttttggttAAGTAGGATTCCACAAAGTTATTCTAAgagactttaaaaaaatatttggtcaGTAATCTAATATTGTACTTGTTGCTCTATTTACTCACAAAATTGTGCTTTGAGctaaaatagattaaaaaaaacaaaacttgacCTTCATTTGAATGTTCAGTGTTTCAGGACTTGTTCTTGAACGAACAGCAAGTGTTTGAAATGTCACCCCAAAGTCCAATATCCCTAACTTTGTGTAAGTGGTGGATGCTCAAATGAGGTCCGTTTGGCGTCTAGTGGTT encodes:
- the eri1 gene encoding 3'-5' exoribonuclease 1, which codes for MEEHKENIHGKDVNVKSNGDNDDKPDSTKCPKEGEAPPQASNSNFSHPVYKEIALANGHINRMSKEELRAKLSQLKLDTRGVKDVMKKRLKSHYKKQKLTQSAADSDSEPGGFPYDYICVVDFEATCEEDNPPDFLHEIIEFPMVLISTHTLEIVGTFQEYVKPQLYPTLSDFCVNLTGITQDKVDAAKPFPAVLKQVVKWLAERELGTKYKYTFLTDGAWDMSKFLNIQCRVSQLRYPKFARKWINIRKSYGNFYKVPRTQTKLSTMLDNLGLQYEGRPHSGLDDSRNIARVALRMLQDGCQLRVNEQLHGGQLLTVPSWAPAEGAPPPCWPGSRK